A genomic segment from Helicoverpa armigera isolate CAAS_96S chromosome 10, ASM3070526v1, whole genome shotgun sequence encodes:
- the LOC110377407 gene encoding carboxypeptidase Q isoform X2: MHTKLLVLILLVLLYEAKCATKKTFDSTNCDLGPLVGEIASYKSVVESIIDYAVSGAFKGKTYDELAKFVDKFGARPSGTEVLEKSIDYMIELSKQEGLNDIVTEEVEVPRWKRGEEKITMLEPREKDIALLGLGRSVSTPAEGITAEVIVISNFTQLENTPDEDVKGKIVLYVPIFTTYGETVVYRSQGATKASAKGAVASLVRSITPFSIHTPHTGSQTYGDGVVPIPTAAISLEDADLITRIHNRGEKVILHILMVSSLETKVSRNTLIDLKGSKDPEKLVIVSGHIDSWDVGQGAMDDGGGLFISWAAPVIMKRLNLTPKRTLRAIFWTAEELGLVGAYAYEKAHRNESHNINFIMESDEGTFAPLGLAAAGNEKTLCIVAEVLKLFQFINASTLVEEASPGSDIAIFTGNGIPGASLHNDNSKYFWFHHTEGDTMNVENPDELDLGAAFWTAVAYIIADISVDIPR, encoded by the exons ATGCATACAAAATTGctcgttttaattttattggtgcTTTTGTACGAAGCAAAGTGTGCAACGAAGAAGACTTTTGATTCGACGAACTGTGATCTTGGTCCTTTGGTTGGAGAAATTGCATCTTATAAAAGTGTTGTTGAGAGTATAATAGACTATGCTGTGTCCGGGGCGTTCAAAGGGAAGACTTACGATGA GTTGGCGAAATTCGTGGACAAGTTTGGAGCGCGGCCGTCAGGTACAGAAGTACTTGAAAAGTCTATAGATTACATGATTGAATTATCTAAACAAGAAGGTTTAAATGATATTGTAACTGAAGAAGTTGAG GTACCAAGATGGAAAAGAGGTGAAGAGAAAATAACTATGCTTGAGCCTAGAGAAAAGGATATTGCACTTCTAGGCCTTGGTCGCAGTGTTAGTACTCCTGCCGAAGGCATCACAGCTGAAGTTATCGTCATATCGAACTTCACACAACTTGAAAATACACCTGATGAAGACGTCAAAGGCAAAATTGTTCTCTACGTTCCCATTTTTACTACGTATGGAGAAACTGTAGTATATAGGTCACAAGGAGCGACAAAAGCATCTGCCAAAGGTGCTGTTGCATCATTAGTTAGGTCTATCACACCATTTTCCATTCATACTCCTCACACCGGTTCTCAAACTTACGGAGATGGTGTTGTTCCTATTCCAACTGCAGCTATTTCTTTGGAAGACGCTGATTTGATCACAAGAATACACAACAGAGGTGAGAAGGTCATTTTACATATACTTATGGTATCATCACTAGAAACTAAAGTTTCCAGGAACACGCTTATAGATTTGAAAGGATCAAAAGACCCAGAGAAACTGGTGATTGTATCAGGACATATAGACAGTTGGGATGTAGGCCAAGGAGCTATGGACGACGGTGGTGGCCTCTTCATCAGTTGGGCAGCTCCTGTTATAATGAAACGACTGAACTTGACACCAAAACGAACATTGAGAGCAATATTTTGGACTGCTGAAGAACTTGGACTGGTTGGTGCTTATGCTTACGAGAAAGCGCATAGGAATGAAAgtcacaatattaattttattatggaaTCTGATGAAGGTACTTTTGCCCCTCTAGGATTAGCTGCTGCTGGCAATGAAAAAACGCTTTGTATCGTTGCTGAGGTTTTGAAGCTATTTCAGTTTATTAATGCTTCTACCCTCGTAGAAGAAGCCAGTCCGGGATCAGATATTGCTATATTTACTGGAAATGGTATCCCGGGAGCTAGTCTTCATAATGACAATAGTAAATATTTCTGGTTCCACCATACTGAAGGAGACACCATGAATGTGGAAAATCCAGATGAACTTGACCTTGGAGCCGCGTTCTGGACGGCTGTCGCTTACATCATCGCTGATATCTCTGTTGATATTCCACGATAA
- the LOC110377407 gene encoding carboxypeptidase Q isoform X1 yields MNFFHIVFVTLFVIVMNEAKVLKNLNKCHETLGDELIEEIWGYESVKDEILDYVLNGDFKGKTYDELAKFVDKFGARPSGTEVLEKSIDYMIELSKQEGLNDIVTEEVEVPRWKRGEEKITMLEPREKDIALLGLGRSVSTPAEGITAEVIVISNFTQLENTPDEDVKGKIVLYVPIFTTYGETVVYRSQGATKASAKGAVASLVRSITPFSIHTPHTGSQTYGDGVVPIPTAAISLEDADLITRIHNRGEKVILHILMVSSLETKVSRNTLIDLKGSKDPEKLVIVSGHIDSWDVGQGAMDDGGGLFISWAAPVIMKRLNLTPKRTLRAIFWTAEELGLVGAYAYEKAHRNESHNINFIMESDEGTFAPLGLAAAGNEKTLCIVAEVLKLFQFINASTLVEEASPGSDIAIFTGNGIPGASLHNDNSKYFWFHHTEGDTMNVENPDELDLGAAFWTAVAYIIADISVDIPR; encoded by the exons ATGAATTTCTTTCATATTGTGTTTGTAACcctttttgttattgttatgaatgaagcgaaagttttgaaaaatttaaacaaatgcCACGAGACTTTGGGGGATGAATTGATTGAAGAGATATGGGGTTACGAAAGTGTTAAGGATGAGATATTAGACTATGTTTTGAACGGTGATTTTAAAGGGAAAACTTATGATGA GTTGGCGAAATTCGTGGACAAGTTTGGAGCGCGGCCGTCAGGTACAGAAGTACTTGAAAAGTCTATAGATTACATGATTGAATTATCTAAACAAGAAGGTTTAAATGATATTGTAACTGAAGAAGTTGAG GTACCAAGATGGAAAAGAGGTGAAGAGAAAATAACTATGCTTGAGCCTAGAGAAAAGGATATTGCACTTCTAGGCCTTGGTCGCAGTGTTAGTACTCCTGCCGAAGGCATCACAGCTGAAGTTATCGTCATATCGAACTTCACACAACTTGAAAATACACCTGATGAAGACGTCAAAGGCAAAATTGTTCTCTACGTTCCCATTTTTACTACGTATGGAGAAACTGTAGTATATAGGTCACAAGGAGCGACAAAAGCATCTGCCAAAGGTGCTGTTGCATCATTAGTTAGGTCTATCACACCATTTTCCATTCATACTCCTCACACCGGTTCTCAAACTTACGGAGATGGTGTTGTTCCTATTCCAACTGCAGCTATTTCTTTGGAAGACGCTGATTTGATCACAAGAATACACAACAGAGGTGAGAAGGTCATTTTACATATACTTATGGTATCATCACTAGAAACTAAAGTTTCCAGGAACACGCTTATAGATTTGAAAGGATCAAAAGACCCAGAGAAACTGGTGATTGTATCAGGACATATAGACAGTTGGGATGTAGGCCAAGGAGCTATGGACGACGGTGGTGGCCTCTTCATCAGTTGGGCAGCTCCTGTTATAATGAAACGACTGAACTTGACACCAAAACGAACATTGAGAGCAATATTTTGGACTGCTGAAGAACTTGGACTGGTTGGTGCTTATGCTTACGAGAAAGCGCATAGGAATGAAAgtcacaatattaattttattatggaaTCTGATGAAGGTACTTTTGCCCCTCTAGGATTAGCTGCTGCTGGCAATGAAAAAACGCTTTGTATCGTTGCTGAGGTTTTGAAGCTATTTCAGTTTATTAATGCTTCTACCCTCGTAGAAGAAGCCAGTCCGGGATCAGATATTGCTATATTTACTGGAAATGGTATCCCGGGAGCTAGTCTTCATAATGACAATAGTAAATATTTCTGGTTCCACCATACTGAAGGAGACACCATGAATGTGGAAAATCCAGATGAACTTGACCTTGGAGCCGCGTTCTGGACGGCTGTCGCTTACATCATCGCTGATATCTCTGTTGATATTCCACGATAA